CCGATAAGACCATCATAAGCTCTTGATTGTGAACATGAATGGGCAAGCTTATAGGTCTGCATCACAAGTTGTTTTCCTCCATTACGCAACCCAATTTGGTTTTTTGGTGCTATCTCTTCTTCCTAGTGAAGTGTACTTATCCTCTAAATCGGACAAAAGAACCGGTGGTAAAAACAATTTCCGAACTTTGCCTGGTTGACAATTTTTCGATCTTTGTACTTTCGTTAGCTACTTACTTTCAAGCTCATAAGGTCTGTTTTCACATTTTGACGCGTCCACTCTCCCATTTCTTTAATGAATTCATTCATGGTATTAGTGAAAGCATTAGCCATCTCTTTAGGTTCACTTTGAATCCCTTGCTCCATTGACACCACAAGACTCACTGGAACTTTATGGCCAATAGAATGCATGGCTCcttcattcatatataatttgTTCCTCAAACTTATGGAAAATCTCACCGAATGATCCTCCAGCAAATTCATTTTCCTCTCCATGCACATGATCATCCTTCCCCGGTGGCTGGGAATTCCTTCGGTTTTTCAGTGTTTGAACGCTTTGGTGCCATCTCTGGTCCTATCAGATGTTTCAAAATTGTTTGCTCTGAATTTTTTGGTTGGCATTATGCAATCTCCGTAGACATGTGTGTCTTTTTTATATTAATCACACTTGTGGTATGTAATTGTGCGTTTCAAGTCTTCAAcccaattatatatttgtatgtTGCTGGATGTTACCCATGTTTTCGAACTATTTAtgtagagtaggtctcttgtaacacggtctcacaaatctttatctgtgagacaggtcaatcctaccgatattgacaacaaaaaataatactcttagcataaaaagtaatactttttcatggataacccaaataagagatctgtctcataaaataagacccgtgagaccgtctcccacaagtttttgtcattcaTGTATTACGTTAAACATTTAATGTGCATGTGTTCGGTAGTTAATATATCTATACTATGTTATTAAATTTAAGATCTTTAGAGTAGCTAACTTTTCGTGTTATGGTCagtctaaataattatatatactaATAAAGTGTTAAATCTTATTATAGGTCATACGTAGCTTAACGGATAAAGTTTTTGTTTCTTAATCATcaaattgtatttttttaatttatatatcaaaattataatataattatgttttgataatcatttatatataaatcaaataaattataaataatattgtACAAGTACACAACCATTACGTCGATAAACTAGCAATTAATAAAGTTAACCAAATCATGTCTTCATGTTTTTTAGGATTGAAATTTAAATGAGCTGACCAAAATAAAAAGACGCCGCGAATAAGGGGGCCGATACACGGAGGAAGTAAATTACTGTAGCGGAGGAGGGATTCGGATCCGCCGAGGCAGCGTAGCGGAGTAGTGACACCACCGCAGCCATGGTTAGTTTTCATCGATCGTGATCTAGCCTAATTATCCCCTTTTAGGAGTTCTGATTTCCTAATTTGCTTCTGTATCACACGTATCTCGAATTGGAAATGCAATTCCTAGACTGCCATGGATGTGATTTGTTTTTCGTGAGCGATCAAATGCGCCTTCTCATTTTAGCGTGTATTTTGATGGATCCCATTTGCTTCCGTTCAGATCGCTATTATTTGTTGAACATGTTATGCCTCTGACATTGGTCTCACTGAAAATAATTGGATAATTTGGAGAGATTATGGGAGTATGTACTATAGATTTATGCAGTTTAAGAATTTCAATTGAAATGTTCTAGTTGCACCTGATGAATAAGCATATTGTAAAGACTGAGCTCTTCAGGTAAAATTTAAGTCCCAGAGAAGTTACATTTTGATGCCCGTGAAGATATAATGTATCTGCGGTGTTTGTCTCTAATATTCAGTATGTTTTTATGGTTGATAATGAATATCACCTTGATAAAGATTGAATTCATGTGATATCCAAGTCAGAATTTGGTAGTAGTAGGATGTTTCCATCATCTGTTACGGCAGGTGAAAAGTTTCCTCCAGGGTCCGATATCCTTGAGGTAGTGCAAAAGACCCTATACTTGGCTTTTACACAAAAGCTTTATGGTATCAACTTTGAATCTGTTTTTCCTCAATTCTGAATTATACATCAAACTGCTTCTGTTTAACAAGTGATTGGAGATCTGGTAATTTTCACTTTGATACTAATCTGTTATTTCTGTGTCTATGTTCACACAGAGTTGATAAGCTATCGATTGTCATATTATTTCAGATTCAATTTGTTCTTCTTATTAGCCGGCAAGGGAAAGTGAGGTTGACAAAGTGGTATTCGCCTTATTCTCAAAAAGAAAGAACAAAGGTATAGTAGTTTCcttctcaatttcattttttGATGAAGAATTTGTTCTACTGATCAGCCGTGTTCTTTTTCTCAATTATCCGTTTTTTATGCTTTGACTTATTGGTGGGGTGAAAACATGGAATTATCATAAAGAGACTTTTCTATCTTGCCGGATTATCTAAttcattaaaattaaattttttttcaatacATTGCATTTAAAACTTTTTTCTTTCGATATAAATAAGGTAATCCGGGAGCTTAGTGGCTTGATCCTAACTCGAGGTCCTAAACTATGCAATTTTGTGGAGTGGAGAGGATACAAAGTTGTTTACAAAAGGTTAGTAACCTTTATTTTAACTCAGCCTTGCGAGAGATTCGATTTATTGCCGGGAAAAAAACATCCAGCCTTCTCTTCACTGGTTTGTGTATTTAATTTTTTGCATCTTTTGCTAATTCTGCAGATATGCAAGCCTTTATTTCTGCATGTGCATTGACCAGAATGATAATGAATTGGAGGTCCTTGAAATTATCCATCACTTTGTGGAGATTCTAGACCGCTACTTTGGAAGTGTGAGACTTGATATGATCAGATCATGTATTAATTTTTGTCGTTATAAATCTGATCTTACATTGAATCAAAATTTATCTTGTTTCTTTAGGTGTGTGAACTGGATTTGATCTTTAATTTCCATAAGGTATGGTTTCCTGTCCCATTTGCTTTTAAAATCTTGATAGGTTTTTTCGTATTTATGCATTACCGGTTGAAGTTCTTAGAATGGAGTTAATACAGTAGGTTGAGAATATTCCATAACTTTAACTTAGGCAAACTTGTTGGATGatttgaggtggccgaaatcgATTGGTGATTCCTTTAGGTGTTATGGCATGAACTGTCGTCGTCATGCTTTGCTGGGCTCCAGGCATCATAGTACATTCCTGCTAGTTGCGGGGACTGCTACGTGAATATTAGTTCTCCAAACTAAGTGATTTTCTTACATGGCATATCTTAAACCAATATATAAGATATCCTCCTTAACCATTATCATTTTTATCCAAATTTTCAATGACATATCTCTCCTTCTGCTCCTTCTGTTAACCTGTCAATCTAAGATGTGTCGGATTAGGGTCATGTTTGGTCTCCTTTTCACACGACCAAACAATGTTAGATGTCTTTCTCTAATCTTTTCCTCAATGGGGCTACACCTAAATATCTCATAATTCTTTCATTCCTAATTCTTTCATTAAGCATTTTTCCTCGCATCCATCATAACACACATATCTCTGCTACTGTTATCTCATGCATATGTAGTCCTATAGTAGCCCAATACTACGATCCATAATGCATAGTTGGTCGAACAATAGTCTTGTAACAATCTCCTTTCAATCTCGCATACATCATTCTATCGCATAAGATTCCTGATGTCATCATCTATTTCATCCACCTCGCTTTAATCATATGGTCTATGTGCTTTCTAATGTCACATGTCTTTTGAATAATAGATCCTAAATGGCGAAAAGCTTTACACTCTGGGATTTCTTGACCTTCAATCTCAATTGGGTTACTTTATTCGTCTAGATTCAGAACCAAAGTTACAGGCTAGATATTTTGTTTTTGAGCGACTAATTCTAAAATATTTACTCTCAAAAACTTCACGTCATCTATCTGATTTTTTATTTACACCTTTATTTTCGTCTATCAGGACAATATCATATGCAAACAACATATACCAAGGTACCTCGTTTTGAATGTGTCTCGTCAGCTCATCCTTAACGAAAGCACAGAAGTAATGGCTTAAAGCCGATCCTTGATGAAGTCCTACTGCCACAAAAAAATCACATGACATCCTTCCAATAGACCCTAGTTACAACACCTTCATACATATCTCTAACGATCGCATTGAAGCACATGCTTCCTTCTAAGTATCCACCAAATTAATTTTCTAAGCACTATATCATAGGTTTCTCTAAGTCGATAAATGCCATATGCAGGCTCTTTTGTTGTTATCTATATTTCTGAAAATAGCTTCCATTATAGACTTACACGGAATAGAACCTAATTGGTTCTATGGTACCCACGCTTATCTGTCCTGAAACAAAAGAGCCTGACTCTGGTCCTTTCCTGACTGGGTTGGCTCAGAACTGTGTCTGAATGGGCTTTTCTGGGTCAGGGTGGGGCCATCTGATTGCAAGCATTTGATTCTTCTGATTTCTGATTTTGGAAAATATATTGTTTTTCATTGGTTCAGCTTGACTGACTTTCGGAAGATAGTGAAATAATTTTTGCATATATTTGAAATCTTGATGACTTATCGGATAGGATGATGAAGAAACCAATTTAATAATCTATAGTAAGAATCAGTAAATTATTTTATCGTAGATATTCTTTGGGGAATTATATAATGGTGTAATTTAAGATTTTGAATGACCGGGCATTGCAACAAATTCATTTTCCCCTCTATTTTGCTATTTTTATGCCATGCAGTTTTGCAACCGGATAGTACAAAGTTTTATTtcacattttataaattaattcacTTATTTCCTATGATCCTCTATTTGACGAAGACCTCCAAATAGTCTTACCTTTGATATCTTGACAGTGTGGATCTGAACATGGTTTTAGTTTAAGCAGTGCAATTGTCCTACACCATCACTCGTTTATTCGAACCGATTTCTGGATTTTTTTCCCGTAATTTAAAGATTCTTCCGAACGCATCGACAGGCCTATTACATCTTGGATGAAGTTCTAATCGCTGGTGAACTTCAAGAGTCGAGCAAGAAAACTGTTGCACGCCTAATAGCTGCTCAGGTGAGCAATTTATAGTTTGTGGTGCATTCCATTCAAAAGAACACTGCCCAATCATCGGTAATTTGTTTGTAGGATTCTCTGGTGGAGGCGGCTAAGGAGCAAGCAAGTTCTATAAGTAACATGATTGCCCAGGCGACAAAATGAAATGGGAGTAGTATAAATGCTTCGTTTTTGTACATTTTGGTTTCATTGCTGTTGTATCTGATTTGCAGATGACCTATTTAACTTTTGCTTCTCTTTCTTTCATCTCCAAGTATGTTCTTACCAAAAATATTTGATTAGTGCATCCAAAAATATAACGTGAATACTCCATATCATCTGGTGTATGACATGATTTTGGACATTCAATTTGTCACTTAAATGTGTGAAATGTGAAGGTCGAATGATTTCTCGAGCGATGTCTGGACTTTAAGACTCTACTTGTCAACTATGTACCTCACGATTCAAGAAATTATGatgataataatttttatatacaAATACATCATCGTCAAACACAATTTCAGAATTTAAAAAAACTAGTATTTGTTGTCACTTTAAACCAAACAAAAATTTCTAACATTATTCACAAAAAAAGCTaacaagaattttttttaaaaaaaagaaaaaacaagAAAACCCAACAAACGCAACCAGTAGTTCAACATTAGTCCGTGGTGTCCAGCACAGTATACCcagtaattcaagaaaactgtcGTAAAACCTGCGCATACATTCTCTTTTCCATAGGGGGAGGATCAAATTCAACGCCCCAAAACCCGCCGAGGACGAAACTCACGAACGTTGAGGCTGTACATACGATTTGATTATCGACAAATTATCTCATCTCTGATTCAGTTCTATTTATATATTGCGACTGAACCAGCCCAACCAGGCGCAGGGAAGAGCCAAACAACTTCAGGAGATATTATACATCAACGACGCATATACATGCAAGCTAGATTCAAGAAAAATCCAGCAGATTGAAGTTGATCATGTTATCTCTCAGTTTGTTAGGATTTCAATAAACATTATCTCCCGGTTTGTTAGGCCCAGAACTTGATCCCAAACACGTAGCATTATATGTCGTAGCCTCTCTTCGTACTTGTACACGAAGGACATGAACACACAGATGACAGTCTTTGCTACCCAATCTTCTATCGACTCCGACACCAACTTCGTGACCATTTTCATCATCAACATCACCATTGACTCCATCAAAGTCCTGTCAAGTATAAATTTATTCAAGCGTGAATCTAAATTTAGACGAAATATATTTCAAGTTACACGCTAGATTGAGA
This region of Primulina eburnea isolate SZY01 chromosome 14, ASM2296580v1, whole genome shotgun sequence genomic DNA includes:
- the LOC140812860 gene encoding AP-1 complex subunit sigma-2-like, which encodes MIQFVLLISRQGKVRLTKWYSPYSQKERTKVIRELSGLILTRGPKLCNFVEWRGYKVVYKRYASLYFCMCIDQNDNELEVLEIIHHFVEILDRYFGSVCELDLIFNFHKAYYILDEVLIAGELQESSKKTVARLIAAQDSLVEAAKEQASSISNMIAQATK